One Cryobacterium roopkundense genomic region harbors:
- a CDS encoding FAD-binding protein — translation MPDNTVTGRRISTSVLVIGTGGSGLRAAIELSERGVDVLAVGKRPKNDAHTSLAAGGINAALATMDAEDSWQQHAADTIQESYFLANPHTAEIVTKNAGRGIQDLERWGMPFAREADGRISQRYFGAHKYRRTAFAGDYTGLEIQRTLVARAAQLEVPILDSVYITRILVRDNVVFGAYGFDLRDGSRVTIIADAVIIAAGGHNRIWRRTSSRRDENTGDSFKLAVDAGGRLRDAELVQFHPSGILEPENAAGTLISEAARGEGGVLRNVLGERFMANYDPERMELSTRDRVALAAYTEIKEGRGTAKGGVLLDISHLPRETIMTRLPRVYQTMLELQVLDVTTTAIEIAPTAHYSMGGVWVRPDDHSTDVVGMYAIGEASSGLHGANRLGGNSLIELLVFGRIVGQAAAEYSAGITSQNRSQEAIDAAEREVTDTLASDGEENVRALQRDIRNTMTDFGGVVRDEAGLLEGLRELDELDDRQKRIGVHPDVAGFSGLAHAFDLRASLMAARATLACALERRESRGAHNRSDYPDMDPALQVNLVWSADGSIAHEQIPPVPAQIAALMENVSQAGKLLE, via the coding sequence ATGCCAGACAACACCGTCACTGGTCGCCGCATCTCTACCTCCGTCCTCGTCATCGGGACCGGGGGTTCCGGCCTGCGCGCCGCAATCGAACTCTCCGAACGCGGAGTCGACGTTCTCGCCGTCGGCAAACGCCCCAAGAACGACGCACACACCTCGTTGGCGGCTGGCGGAATCAATGCGGCTTTGGCCACGATGGATGCCGAAGACAGTTGGCAACAGCACGCAGCCGATACCATTCAGGAGAGCTACTTTCTCGCCAACCCACACACGGCCGAGATTGTGACGAAGAACGCTGGCCGAGGCATCCAGGATCTCGAGCGCTGGGGTATGCCGTTCGCGCGCGAGGCTGATGGTCGTATCAGCCAGCGATATTTTGGAGCCCATAAGTACCGTCGAACCGCGTTCGCCGGCGACTACACGGGACTCGAGATTCAGCGCACCCTGGTCGCCCGAGCCGCCCAGCTCGAGGTTCCCATCCTGGATTCGGTGTACATAACCCGCATCTTGGTGCGCGACAACGTGGTGTTCGGTGCGTACGGCTTCGATCTACGCGACGGCAGCCGGGTGACGATCATCGCAGACGCGGTCATCATCGCCGCTGGCGGACATAACCGCATCTGGCGTCGCACCTCCAGCCGGCGGGACGAGAACACGGGCGACTCCTTCAAGCTGGCGGTGGATGCCGGCGGTCGACTGCGCGACGCGGAGCTGGTCCAGTTCCACCCGAGTGGCATCCTCGAGCCGGAAAATGCCGCGGGCACCCTGATCAGCGAGGCCGCCAGGGGCGAGGGCGGGGTGCTGCGAAACGTACTCGGCGAGCGGTTCATGGCCAACTACGACCCTGAGCGAATGGAGCTGTCGACCCGCGACAGGGTTGCGCTGGCCGCATACACCGAGATCAAGGAGGGACGCGGCACTGCGAAGGGCGGCGTGCTGCTCGACATCTCCCACCTGCCCCGCGAGACGATCATGACGCGCCTGCCCCGCGTTTACCAGACCATGCTGGAACTGCAGGTGCTGGATGTCACCACCACTGCCATCGAAATCGCCCCGACCGCGCACTATTCCATGGGCGGCGTGTGGGTGCGACCAGACGACCACTCCACCGATGTCGTGGGGATGTACGCGATCGGCGAGGCCTCCAGCGGGCTGCACGGAGCAAATCGACTGGGCGGAAACTCGCTCATCGAGCTCCTCGTCTTCGGCCGGATCGTCGGTCAGGCTGCAGCGGAATACAGCGCAGGCATCACCTCCCAGAACCGCTCACAGGAAGCAATCGACGCCGCGGAACGCGAGGTGACCGACACTCTTGCCTCGGACGGAGAAGAGAATGTGCGAGCCCTGCAGCGAGACATCCGCAACACCATGACCGACTTCGGTGGGGTCGTACGCGACGAGGCGGGGCTGCTCGAGGGCCTACGCGAGCTGGACGAACTCGACGATCGCCAGAAACGAATCGGCGTGCATCCGGATGTCGCCGGCTTCTCCGGCCTCGCGCATGCCTTCGACCTGCGCGCCTCCCTCATGGCCGCCCGAGCAACCCTGGCCTGCGCTCTGGAGCGCCGGGAGAGCCGCGGTGCTCACAACAGAAGCGATTACCCGGACATGGACCCCGCCTTGCAGGTGAACCTGGTGTGGTCAGCCGATGGCTCGATCGCCCATGAGCAGATCCCGCCGGTTCCCGCCCAGATCGCGGCGCTGATGGAAAACGTCAGCCAGGCCGGCAAATTGCTCGAATAA
- the istA gene encoding IS21 family transposase: MADYRKILGLLLEGRSYREVVEIAGCSHRDVARVRQEVQERGVTSAVAVSDAELTEWFPDGRRKVSAEYDQPDLSRVLASMKANRHFTLLLAWRRYVDAKDAGKKYGYSQFCALFTGYLRTHDLVAVLRHEPGRAMLVDWAGDTMDIVDTITGEVVRAILFVAVLPFSGLLFCRAYADMKSPAWLDAHVRAFAFFGGVTQIVVPDNPTTSTHQTHKGDAERVVNARYQQLADHYQTAIVPARVKKPRDKAAAENAVNVVNKRVIGYLEDDVFTTLSELNTAIEERVREINHDIRRADDTTRWERFDMEERELLGPLPDAGFEDVQWKELKAARNYHVTADTQRYSVPFGLAGKLLRVRLTSSLVTVFDGHESICEHPRLTGRKGQYSTLPDHVPPQHRDIDGLWSRRWFIDRARSVGPATVTVIEHILDSQVIEAQGYLACQNILDGLGKNNRERLEAACQALVNRGTHPTYSTLKRLMAAIDSDAKKPRPVTPAASTGKRSNTVVFRDTISDVYVRDASHYAGDEEGK, translated from the coding sequence ATGGCGGATTATCGGAAAATATTGGGGTTGTTGCTCGAGGGGCGGAGCTACCGCGAAGTCGTAGAGATCGCTGGGTGCTCGCATCGCGACGTCGCCCGGGTCCGGCAAGAGGTCCAGGAACGAGGTGTCACCTCGGCGGTCGCGGTCAGCGACGCCGAGCTGACGGAATGGTTCCCCGACGGGCGCCGGAAAGTGTCGGCGGAGTATGACCAGCCCGACTTGTCTCGGGTTCTGGCATCAATGAAGGCGAACCGGCACTTCACGTTGCTGCTGGCGTGGCGTCGGTACGTCGACGCCAAGGACGCCGGGAAAAAGTACGGGTACTCGCAGTTCTGCGCCCTGTTCACCGGCTACCTCCGCACCCACGATCTCGTCGCGGTGCTGCGCCATGAGCCGGGTCGGGCGATGCTGGTCGACTGGGCCGGCGACACGATGGACATCGTTGACACGATCACCGGCGAGGTGGTCCGAGCGATCTTGTTCGTCGCGGTGTTGCCGTTTTCAGGGCTTCTGTTCTGCCGAGCTTACGCGGATATGAAGTCCCCGGCGTGGCTCGATGCGCACGTTCGAGCGTTCGCATTCTTCGGCGGCGTGACGCAGATCGTCGTGCCGGACAACCCGACGACCTCCACTCACCAGACACATAAGGGCGATGCGGAGCGGGTCGTCAACGCGAGGTATCAGCAGCTCGCGGATCACTACCAGACCGCGATTGTCCCGGCCCGAGTGAAGAAACCCCGCGATAAGGCGGCTGCGGAGAACGCGGTGAACGTGGTCAACAAACGAGTCATCGGCTACCTCGAGGACGACGTCTTCACGACGCTGAGCGAGTTGAATACGGCGATCGAAGAGCGCGTGCGTGAGATCAACCATGACATCCGCCGCGCCGACGACACGACCAGGTGGGAACGCTTCGACATGGAGGAGCGCGAGTTGCTCGGCCCTTTGCCCGATGCCGGGTTCGAGGATGTGCAGTGGAAGGAGCTGAAGGCGGCCCGGAATTACCACGTCACCGCGGACACGCAACGGTATTCCGTGCCCTTCGGGTTGGCGGGCAAGCTGCTGCGGGTTCGGCTGACGTCGTCCCTGGTGACGGTCTTCGACGGGCACGAGAGCATCTGCGAACATCCTCGGCTGACGGGGAGGAAAGGCCAGTACTCGACTCTTCCGGACCACGTCCCGCCGCAGCACCGCGATATCGACGGGTTGTGGTCAAGGCGGTGGTTCATCGACCGGGCGCGCAGCGTTGGGCCGGCCACCGTCACGGTGATCGAGCACATCCTCGACAGCCAGGTGATCGAGGCGCAGGGCTACCTGGCCTGCCAGAACATCCTCGACGGGCTCGGTAAGAACAACCGGGAACGGCTGGAGGCGGCCTGCCAGGCACTCGTGAACCGAGGCACCCATCCGACGTATTCGACGCTGAAACGGTTGATGGCGGCGATCGATAGTGACGCGAAGAAGCCCCGGCCGGTGACCCCGGCAGCCTCGACAGGCAAACGCAGCAACACGGTCGTGTTCCGCGACACCATCTCGGACGTTTACGTCCGCGATGCCTCCCACTACGCAGGCGACGAGGAGGGGAAGTGA
- a CDS encoding ATP-binding protein, protein MFTSIDYDKFRALRVTHVATRLEELIQDEGNDTLTPEQLFLTAVDDALESRRINKVDKLIRQAAFPIPGATVAEVDYRDGRGITPVRMRRYAAHDWRSDATNLLIISPTGGGKTYLACALAIGACQSEHSVLYFRMDDLARRLVIARGDGIAHQKLLNELSNIDLLIIDDFLTVGIDSDAASDLFAILANREHRLPTMIASQTGPKHWVAELPDRVAADSIVNRLANNARIINLGQIDMRRHRNDQARAHETYWE, encoded by the coding sequence ATGTTCACCAGCATCGATTACGACAAGTTCCGGGCCCTGCGCGTGACCCACGTCGCGACGCGCCTGGAGGAACTCATCCAAGACGAAGGCAACGACACCCTCACCCCCGAGCAGCTGTTCCTGACCGCGGTCGACGACGCGTTGGAGTCCCGTCGTATCAACAAGGTCGACAAGCTCATCCGCCAAGCTGCTTTCCCGATCCCGGGGGCCACGGTCGCGGAGGTCGACTACCGCGACGGGCGCGGGATCACCCCAGTCAGAATGCGACGCTATGCCGCCCATGACTGGCGCTCCGATGCGACGAACCTCCTCATCATTTCGCCCACCGGAGGCGGGAAGACCTACCTCGCCTGCGCGCTGGCCATCGGCGCCTGCCAGAGTGAGCACTCCGTTCTCTACTTCCGGATGGACGACCTCGCCCGAAGGCTTGTCATCGCCCGCGGCGACGGAATCGCCCATCAGAAGCTGTTGAACGAGCTCTCCAACATCGACCTGCTCATCATCGACGACTTCCTCACAGTCGGCATCGACAGCGACGCCGCCAGCGACTTGTTCGCGATCCTCGCGAACAGGGAACACCGACTACCCACGATGATCGCCTCGCAGACCGGGCCAAAGCACTGGGTCGCCGAGCTGCCCGACCGGGTCGCCGCGGACTCGATCGTGAACCGCCTCGCCAACAACGCCCGGATCATCAACCTCGGCCAGATTGACATGCGCCGGCACCGCAACGACCAAGCCCGCGCCCACGAGACCTACTGGGAGTGA
- a CDS encoding TerC family protein produces the protein MTVPLWAWFAVLGVILLMLAVDLVAHRTAHVIGVREAAVWSIVWVTLGVVFGVLVWTLWGAEFGQQYFAGYLIEKSLAVDNVFIWAIIFAAFAVPREYQHRVLFLGVLGALIFRGIFIAAGAALIENFSWILYVFAAFLIYTGWRMFRSRNDHVHPEKSRILKIFRRFVPMTDAYHGQKFLIRKAGIVLATPLLAVLVLVEITDIIFAVDSIPAIFAVTSEPFLVFTANAFAILGLRAMYFLLADLIHRFIYLKIGLAFVLIWVGIKMLLLDVFYIPTTISLAVVVTIITVSITTSLRATRGQGRREVQTEAAGAFRIATVEELAAVEPVFRRRGRVPAGSGKDRSDE, from the coding sequence ATGACTGTCCCCCTGTGGGCGTGGTTCGCTGTCCTGGGTGTGATCCTGCTGATGCTCGCCGTTGATCTGGTCGCCCACCGCACAGCTCACGTCATCGGCGTACGGGAAGCCGCCGTCTGGTCGATCGTGTGGGTGACTCTCGGTGTCGTGTTCGGCGTGCTGGTGTGGACGTTGTGGGGGGCGGAATTCGGGCAGCAGTACTTCGCTGGCTACCTGATCGAGAAATCCCTCGCGGTAGACAACGTGTTCATCTGGGCGATCATCTTCGCCGCGTTCGCGGTCCCGCGCGAGTACCAGCACCGAGTGCTGTTCCTCGGCGTCTTGGGCGCCCTGATATTCCGCGGGATTTTCATCGCCGCCGGCGCCGCGCTGATCGAGAACTTCTCATGGATCCTGTACGTATTCGCCGCGTTCCTGATCTACACCGGGTGGCGGATGTTCCGCTCCCGCAACGACCACGTGCACCCCGAGAAATCCCGCATCCTCAAGATATTTCGCCGGTTCGTGCCGATGACCGACGCCTACCACGGGCAGAAGTTCCTGATCCGAAAGGCGGGAATCGTCTTGGCGACCCCGCTGCTGGCCGTGCTGGTACTAGTGGAAATCACCGACATCATCTTCGCCGTCGACTCGATCCCGGCCATATTCGCCGTCACGAGCGAACCGTTCCTGGTCTTCACCGCGAACGCGTTTGCCATCCTGGGGCTTCGGGCGATGTACTTCCTGCTCGCGGACCTGATCCATCGCTTCATTTACCTCAAGATCGGACTCGCGTTCGTCCTGATCTGGGTAGGTATCAAGATGCTGCTCCTGGACGTCTTCTACATCCCCACCACTATCAGCCTGGCAGTAGTCGTGACCATCATCACGGTATCCATCACGACCAGCCTCCGCGCCACCCGCGGTCAGGGCCGACGCGAAGTGCAAACCGAGGCCGCAGGGGCGTTCCGGATCGCCACCGTCGAGGAACTTGCCGCGGTCGAGCCGGTCTTCCGCCGCCGCGGACGAGTGCCCGCCGGTAGCGGGAAGGATCGCTCCGATGAGTGA
- a CDS encoding DUF6671 family protein — protein sequence MTRPRTAYTGRAITFATMHGKELLAHDAFQNALGATVTAATGLDTDQFGTFAGEIPRTLSPREAARTKAQLGMQLAGTALGLASEGTFTSEFGPLMKNIELLIFIDDTLGLEIVEGSITISPVPGGRHIASPHEALTFALAIGFPGQGVILQSTRNDRTTAHKNITQLEVLGDTAEALLRQRHSLVILPDYRAHKAPSRAAAIRSLCEKMAQRLATECPRCRAPGFGHTNVELGLPCSLCGTATRAIAADINGCGRCAHHTRTPRNHTHADPGGCDHCNP from the coding sequence GTGACCCGCCCTCGCACGGCCTACACCGGACGCGCCATCACCTTCGCCACAATGCACGGCAAAGAATTGCTCGCCCACGACGCATTCCAGAACGCCCTGGGCGCGACCGTCACCGCGGCGACCGGTCTGGACACCGACCAGTTCGGCACGTTCGCTGGCGAAATCCCCCGCACCCTCAGCCCCCGCGAGGCGGCACGCACGAAAGCCCAACTCGGCATGCAATTGGCCGGAACCGCCCTCGGCCTGGCCTCCGAAGGCACCTTTACCTCCGAATTCGGACCCCTCATGAAGAACATTGAACTTCTCATCTTCATTGACGACACCCTGGGCCTGGAAATTGTCGAAGGGAGCATCACCATATCTCCAGTGCCCGGGGGACGCCACATCGCCAGCCCCCACGAAGCCCTCACCTTCGCGCTAGCTATTGGCTTCCCGGGCCAAGGAGTCATACTGCAGAGCACCCGAAACGACCGAACGACCGCCCATAAGAACATCACCCAACTCGAGGTCCTCGGCGACACCGCTGAAGCGCTTCTGAGACAGCGCCACTCTCTGGTAATCCTTCCGGACTACCGTGCCCACAAGGCACCGTCCCGCGCCGCAGCCATCCGCTCGCTCTGCGAAAAAATGGCCCAGCGGCTGGCCACAGAGTGTCCGCGCTGCCGAGCGCCCGGGTTTGGCCATACCAATGTCGAACTCGGCCTGCCCTGCTCTTTGTGCGGAACCGCAACCCGGGCCATCGCAGCCGATATCAATGGCTGCGGCCGGTGCGCTCACCACACCCGTACACCACGAAATCATACCCACGCCGATCCAGGAGGGTGCGACCATTGCAATCCATGA
- a CDS encoding P-II family nitrogen regulator has product MNNLTQMTRLEVVVPARDAPAIRELITSAGATGYTSVSGVSGIGHHGQHSGALLFNEYDTLTMLITVLPPPNAGELIGAVQELLSTSSGVMFVSDTYVSRPEYFQ; this is encoded by the coding sequence ATGAACAACCTGACTCAAATGACCCGGCTGGAGGTTGTCGTTCCCGCCCGCGACGCCCCCGCAATCCGCGAACTTATCACCTCCGCCGGAGCCACCGGCTACACGTCAGTGTCAGGGGTGTCCGGAATCGGACACCATGGCCAGCACTCCGGGGCTTTACTCTTCAACGAATATGACACCCTAACAATGCTCATAACCGTGCTCCCGCCGCCCAACGCCGGTGAGCTGATCGGCGCGGTCCAGGAACTTCTCAGCACCTCCAGTGGTGTCATGTTCGTCTCCGACACCTACGTCTCCCGGCCTGAATACTTCCAGTGA
- a CDS encoding DUF2309 domain-containing protein produces MNLILRAQVARAAQDIVPSWPVESFIAVNPLAGHETRPFETAVTPGVVLARSRDAYLADAACGRIVTADLEAALIERVPELAGQLTLGGKSVSAMSVAILDMKNAQWHSPAATAPSAPWLDEYLATWVSSYLNPDPLWAMPHKQHGFYQAWRTLARRDPALPRAARRTLAELPGEPDAALSWALGKLGVPPEAVTETLRTELQHLPGWVSHIKWRAEKIGDIDLLSYLGVRLTLNAVLGATRLLSPHRPVLADETPPSLWNRAEQVARSIAGSRADRGDTVAVSWVLATHPLSDHALTWQKAYELHYRATLMDALRTTGPSTPRPRLQLVMCIDPRSEGMRRHLEVLPDVETFGFAGFFGVPVRFSRYRARGGINALPALLTARHHLTEHPTHSAQAEDHVLRGRTRDALRRSTHRADSGAVTPFAFAEVSGWLFGAVSVLRTLTPTLQARIHRFLTPATTPLPSNVTVADTFTLEERTAMAETAVRMMGITRFAPLIVLAGHASESTNNLYQSALDCGACGGNPGAANARASAAIFNDPEVRALLAVRGIDIPSDSFFIAAEHNTVTDAVALLDRHLIPQSHVDAAHAFDRAQHTAAERLVRERAQDLPGASPHSPARVQGRAHDWAEVYPELGLAGNAAMIIGPRQMTRGVNLNRRVFLHSYQTELDLDGTALETIMTAPLVVAQWINHQYYFSALNPATLGAGTKTIHNAVGTIGVLAGHAGDLRRGLPWQSVGLGDQLLHEPLRLTVIIQAPLGSIGRIVSRNQVLRNLLDNDWITLTARTDPAASWYRYTTYGWTVASTALKGI; encoded by the coding sequence ATGAATTTGATTCTTCGTGCCCAAGTGGCCAGAGCGGCCCAAGACATTGTCCCGTCCTGGCCGGTGGAGTCCTTCATTGCTGTGAACCCTCTCGCGGGCCACGAAACTCGTCCATTCGAGACGGCCGTCACCCCGGGCGTGGTCCTCGCCCGGTCCCGAGACGCCTACCTCGCCGACGCCGCCTGTGGCCGCATCGTCACCGCAGACCTCGAGGCAGCACTGATCGAGCGCGTCCCCGAACTCGCCGGCCAGCTCACCCTCGGCGGGAAAAGCGTGTCGGCGATGAGCGTGGCTATCCTGGACATGAAGAACGCGCAGTGGCATTCTCCCGCCGCTACTGCACCATCAGCGCCCTGGCTGGACGAGTACTTGGCCACCTGGGTGTCGTCCTACCTGAACCCGGACCCGCTCTGGGCGATGCCCCACAAGCAGCACGGCTTTTACCAAGCGTGGCGAACCCTGGCCCGGCGGGACCCGGCACTCCCCCGAGCGGCGCGCCGCACGCTGGCCGAATTGCCCGGCGAGCCCGACGCCGCACTGTCGTGGGCGCTGGGCAAACTCGGAGTCCCGCCGGAGGCGGTGACAGAGACGCTCCGAACCGAGCTCCAGCATCTGCCGGGCTGGGTCAGCCACATCAAGTGGCGGGCCGAAAAGATCGGGGACATCGATCTGCTCTCCTACCTGGGCGTGAGATTGACCCTCAACGCCGTGCTCGGCGCAACCCGCCTGCTATCACCCCACAGACCGGTCCTGGCCGACGAGACGCCACCGTCCCTCTGGAACAGGGCCGAGCAGGTTGCCCGGTCGATTGCCGGCAGTCGGGCAGACCGGGGCGACACCGTGGCCGTGAGCTGGGTCTTGGCCACCCATCCGCTGTCCGACCACGCTTTGACGTGGCAGAAGGCCTACGAACTGCATTACCGAGCCACCCTGATGGACGCCCTTAGGACCACCGGTCCCTCCACACCTCGTCCCCGACTTCAACTGGTGATGTGCATCGATCCTCGATCCGAAGGCATGCGACGTCACCTCGAAGTCCTGCCCGACGTGGAAACGTTCGGGTTCGCCGGATTCTTCGGCGTCCCCGTGCGCTTCTCCCGGTACAGAGCCCGCGGGGGCATTAATGCGTTGCCGGCCCTCCTGACCGCACGGCACCACCTCACCGAACACCCAACCCACTCGGCACAGGCTGAAGACCACGTCCTGCGCGGTCGCACCCGGGACGCGCTCCGGCGATCAACCCACCGTGCCGACTCCGGCGCAGTCACACCCTTCGCGTTCGCGGAGGTATCTGGCTGGCTGTTCGGCGCCGTCAGCGTGCTCCGCACTCTCACCCCCACGTTGCAGGCACGAATCCACCGATTCCTGACCCCAGCGACGACCCCTCTCCCGAGCAACGTGACAGTCGCCGACACGTTCACGTTGGAAGAGCGCACCGCGATGGCGGAAACCGCGGTACGGATGATGGGCATCACCCGTTTCGCCCCGCTGATCGTGCTGGCCGGCCACGCATCCGAGTCGACAAACAACCTGTACCAGTCCGCTTTGGATTGTGGTGCCTGCGGCGGCAACCCCGGAGCGGCTAATGCCCGCGCCTCCGCCGCCATCTTCAACGACCCCGAGGTCCGCGCCCTTCTGGCGGTCCGCGGAATCGACATCCCCTCCGACAGCTTCTTCATCGCAGCTGAGCACAACACCGTCACCGACGCCGTCGCGCTCCTTGACCGGCACCTCATCCCGCAGAGTCATGTCGATGCGGCGCACGCCTTCGACCGAGCCCAGCACACCGCCGCCGAAAGGCTGGTCAGGGAACGCGCCCAGGACCTGCCCGGAGCGTCCCCGCACTCCCCCGCCCGGGTACAGGGGCGCGCCCACGATTGGGCGGAAGTCTATCCAGAGCTCGGGCTCGCTGGAAACGCCGCGATGATAATCGGACCTCGTCAGATGACCCGCGGCGTCAACCTGAACCGGCGAGTGTTCCTTCACTCCTACCAAACAGAGTTAGACCTGGACGGTACCGCGTTGGAAACGATCATGACCGCACCCTTGGTGGTCGCCCAGTGGATCAACCACCAGTACTACTTCTCCGCCCTCAACCCCGCCACCCTCGGTGCCGGAACGAAGACAATTCACAATGCCGTCGGCACCATCGGAGTACTCGCCGGCCACGCCGGCGACCTTCGCCGCGGCCTGCCCTGGCAATCCGTTGGCTTGGGCGATCAGCTGCTCCACGAACCGCTGCGCCTGACCGTCATCATCCAAGCGCCCCTGGGCAGCATCGGACGCATCGTTTCGCGCAACCAGGTGTTGCGAAACCTGCTCGACAACGACTGGATCACCCTGACCGCACGCACCGACCCCGCAGCCTCGTGGTACCGATACACGACCTACGGCTGGACGGTCGCCTCCACCGCACTGAAAGGCATCTGA
- a CDS encoding proton-conducting transporter membrane subunit, which yields MSDWFVVGGVTLTPWIAGLCAALLGWVGAGGDRAARLAAIVVGIGFVTTVSVAIASAAAPYQPEEVVFGSTSVSLDALALILSMLVLGLSALIQVFAIRYLRGDLRQVWFVVAANLLTGFTVVMVCAGSVALFTVAWIGAGAALVMLLATYLPLAQARDGIRRAGFRFMIADTAFLIPVAILLFTARGDIRLDQLGAVAESLPLPVQLTSAALLVVSALARSSQIPFHGWLPFTLAAPTPVSALMHAGVVNAGAILLIRFAPAIAPHQAVMIGVFVAGAVTLVYASAVRLVRPDVKGRLVFSTMAQMGFMIMACGLGVFAAAIFHLVAHSLFKSTLFLGAGMGVRQHAIDRDLPPRKVHSPFALAAAVTISALVPLAALAAAKWVFAPTVSPAGSALLMFVAVTAGVALGTALGTTFSPRTFLTGTASIVVLAFGYVALLQVFTTTLEPSTTINAAPAWLLAVPAVGLIAVQLLSRNPYRTVHLRDLVYSRTVTTALPRPPAIPRPPVTTGVLS from the coding sequence ATGTCTGATTGGTTTGTTGTGGGTGGAGTGACACTCACGCCGTGGATCGCAGGGCTCTGCGCCGCGCTCCTCGGCTGGGTGGGGGCAGGCGGGGACAGGGCCGCCCGCTTGGCGGCGATCGTGGTCGGGATAGGGTTTGTCACGACTGTCTCGGTCGCTATCGCGTCCGCTGCCGCGCCGTACCAGCCCGAAGAGGTGGTGTTCGGGTCCACCTCTGTGAGCTTGGATGCCTTGGCGTTGATCTTGTCGATGCTGGTGCTGGGACTCAGCGCGCTGATTCAGGTCTTCGCGATTCGATACCTCCGGGGCGACCTTCGACAGGTCTGGTTTGTCGTTGCAGCCAACCTGCTCACCGGTTTCACCGTCGTGATGGTGTGCGCCGGGTCAGTGGCCCTGTTCACCGTCGCCTGGATTGGAGCGGGGGCGGCCCTCGTTATGCTCCTGGCAACCTATCTCCCGCTTGCGCAGGCCCGCGATGGGATCCGGCGCGCCGGATTCCGGTTCATGATCGCTGACACCGCTTTCCTGATTCCGGTCGCCATCCTGCTGTTTACCGCCCGAGGAGACATTCGTCTGGATCAGCTTGGTGCGGTCGCGGAGTCGTTGCCGCTTCCGGTTCAACTGACCAGTGCCGCGCTCCTCGTGGTCTCGGCGTTGGCTCGCTCCAGCCAGATCCCTTTCCATGGCTGGTTGCCGTTCACGTTGGCGGCGCCCACGCCGGTGTCTGCGCTGATGCACGCCGGCGTGGTCAACGCCGGTGCGATCCTGCTGATCCGATTCGCCCCGGCCATCGCGCCGCACCAGGCCGTGATGATCGGGGTCTTTGTGGCCGGTGCCGTGACGCTGGTCTACGCATCGGCGGTCCGCCTGGTCCGGCCGGATGTGAAGGGACGGCTGGTGTTCTCCACAATGGCGCAGATGGGGTTCATGATCATGGCCTGCGGTTTGGGCGTGTTTGCGGCCGCAATCTTCCATCTGGTAGCCCACTCCCTGTTCAAGTCGACTCTCTTTCTCGGGGCAGGCATGGGGGTGCGCCAGCACGCCATCGACCGGGACCTGCCACCCCGAAAGGTCCACTCTCCGTTTGCACTCGCTGCAGCCGTGACCATCTCGGCGCTGGTTCCGTTGGCGGCGCTGGCCGCAGCAAAATGGGTCTTCGCCCCCACCGTGTCACCGGCCGGAAGCGCTCTGCTCATGTTCGTAGCCGTGACCGCCGGCGTTGCCCTGGGCACAGCGCTGGGCACCACTTTCTCCCCCCGAACGTTCCTCACCGGCACGGCCTCCATAGTGGTGCTGGCGTTCGGATATGTGGCCCTTCTGCAGGTGTTCACAACGACATTGGAGCCCTCGACCACGATCAACGCCGCCCCCGCCTGGCTGCTGGCCGTGCCCGCCGTCGGCCTTATCGCGGTCCAACTGCTCTCCCGCAACCCGTACCGGACTGTGCACCTGCGCGACCTCGTTTACTCCAGAACCGTGACGACCGCCCTCCCCCGCCCGCCCGCTATCCCCCGCCCGCCAGTGACCACAGGAGTGCTGTCATGA